Genomic window (Terriglobia bacterium):
GACTGCGAGAGCGAAAGACCGAGAAACCTAAAGAATTGAGAGACCCAAATATGGCCACTGAGGTCGCCAGCGTATCCGAAAACGTAGTCGCCCCTCCTGACGGCTGCATGATCTGCACCGAGGACCTGTGGAAGACCTACGACATGGGTTCCGAACAGCAGGTGCACGCGCTGCGGGGCGTCAACCTGCGCATCGAGCGCAACGAGTACGTCGCCATCATGGGGCCTTCCGGCTCCGGCAAGTCCACGCTGATGAACCTCATCGGCTGCCTCGACACGCCCAGCAAGGGCCGCTACTGGCTCAACAACCAGCTCGTCAGCGAACTCGACGACGACGAACTGGCGCGGATCCGTAACAAGGAAATCGGATTCGTGTTCCAGACCTTTAACCTGCTCGCCCGCGCCACTTCCCTGCACAACGTCGAGCTGCCGCTGATCTACGCTGGCATGCCCGCCGAGGAGCGCCTGGTGCGGGCCAAGGAAGCGCTGAAGTCGGTGGGCATGGAGC
Coding sequences:
- a CDS encoding ABC transporter ATP-binding protein → MICTEDLWKTYDMGSEQQVHALRGVNLRIERNEYVAIMGPSGSGKSTLMNLIGCLDTPSKGRYWLNNQLVSELDDDELARIRNKEIGFVFQTFNLLARATSLHNVELPLIYAGMPAEERLVRAKEALKSVGMEHRMMHKPNELSGGQRQRVAIARALVNRPSIILADEPTGNLDSQTGNEIMAVLDRLHEQGNTIVLVTHEHDISEYAHRVIHLKDGVISGDVRKPR